The Sphingosinithalassobacter sp. CS137 genome includes a region encoding these proteins:
- a CDS encoding LON peptidase substrate-binding domain-containing protein produces the protein MTVTRLSVFPLGGALLFPRMHLPLHIFEPRYRALVTDSLARDRRIGMVQPREGGAHPGLFDRGCVGRIAEVQALPDGRFDIVLEGLARFTIMRELDVTTPFRQVEAELEPVGDSEILGMGDRASLEMEARRFAEGQGYAVDWEAVSRLDDESLVNGIAQIAPFDIASKQALLEAETLQDRSRLIVQLMQFFGRSGDDVGTLQ, from the coding sequence ATGACGGTCACGCGGCTGTCGGTGTTTCCCCTGGGCGGCGCGCTGCTGTTCCCGCGGATGCACCTGCCGCTCCACATCTTCGAGCCGCGCTATCGCGCGCTGGTGACCGATTCGCTCGCGCGCGACCGGCGGATCGGGATGGTGCAGCCGCGCGAGGGCGGTGCCCACCCCGGACTCTTCGATCGAGGCTGCGTCGGGCGGATCGCCGAGGTGCAGGCACTGCCCGACGGCCGGTTCGACATCGTTCTCGAAGGACTCGCCCGCTTCACCATCATGCGCGAGCTAGACGTCACGACGCCATTCCGACAGGTCGAGGCCGAGCTGGAGCCGGTGGGAGACAGCGAGATACTGGGGATGGGCGACCGCGCATCGCTCGAGATGGAGGCCCGCCGCTTCGCCGAGGGACAGGGCTATGCCGTCGACTGGGAAGCGGTTTCACGCCTCGACGACGAATCGCTGGTGAACGGCATCGCCCAGATCGCCCCGTTCGACATCGCTTCGAAGCAGGCGCTGCTCGAGGCCGAGACGCTGCAGGACCGCAGTCGGCTGATCGTGCAGCTGATGCAGTTCTTCGGCCGTTCGGGCGACGATGTGGGGACGCTGCAATGA
- a CDS encoding Trm112 family protein, with protein MSAELDPWLLDRLVCPATRTPLRYDAARGELVSEEAGLAYPVRDGVPVLLAEAARPLRPN; from the coding sequence ATGAGCGCGGAACTCGATCCCTGGCTGCTCGACCGGCTGGTGTGCCCCGCGACCCGCACGCCGCTGCGCTATGACGCAGCGCGCGGCGAACTCGTCTCGGAGGAAGCGGGGCTCGCCTATCCGGTGCGCGACGGCGTGCCGGTGCTGCTCGCCGAGGCCGCGCGGCCGCTGCGTCCGAACTAG